The Bradyrhizobium betae genomic interval GCAGCGATCAAGACCGCGCGCCCCGCGCTGCAGGCGCTCTACGGCAAGACCTTTGCCGACAACCGGCTCGACACCATCGCTTTCCCGACCACGCCGCGCGTTGCCATTCCCTCGAATCCGGAGTCCAGCACGCTGAAGAATTTCGGCCTGTTCATCCAGAACACCGATCCCGGCAGCAATGCCGGCATTCCCGGCGTGCAGATTCCGATCGCGCTTGGCACCACGAGCAAATTGCCGATTGGCCTGGAGCTGGACGGTCCCGCCGGCAGCGATCGCCGCCTGCTTGCGATCGGCATGGCGCTTGATGCCGTGTTTGGGCGATTGCCGCCGCCGCACTGATGCTGTCGTAGGGTGGGCAAAGCGAAGCGTGCCCACCAACCTTAGCGAGATCGCGGAGAGATGGTGGGCACGGCACTTCGCGCCTTTGCCCACCCTACGGCACCGCCGCCGCGGCGTCGCTCACGCATACGGATTGATCAGCTTCTGCTGCTCGGCGCTGTGCTCAACCAGCATGTCGATGAAGGTCCTGACCTTCGCCGACAGATGATGCTTGTGCGGGTAGACAGCGTTCATCGACATCTCGACCGGTCGATACTCCGGCAACAGGCGCACCAGCCGGCCGGCGTCGAGATCGTCGCCGACCAGGAAGCCGGCCGCCAGACTGATACCTGCGCCCTGCAGCGCGGCCTCACGCAGAGCCTCGCCGCTGTTGGTGATGAGATTGCCGGAGACGCGCACCGAAGCCGGCGCGCCCTTGCGATCGAAGAAGCGCCACTCATCGAAGGGATAGTTGATGTGGCGCACGCAATTGTGCCCGGCGAGCTCTTCGAGCGTCTGCACGCGCCCATGCGCCTCGATATACGCGTGCGAGCAGCACAGCACGTGCCGCCAGGTCGCCAGGCTGCGCACGATCAGGCTCGAATCCGGCGGCGCGATCATGCGGAGCGCGAGATCGAAGCCCTCCTCGATCAGATCGACATTGGCCTCGCCCATGCGCAGATCGACCTTCACCTCGGGATAGGTCGCGAGGAATTCCGCCATCACCGGCGCGACGAACGGCACCATGTGCGTGGCGGTGTGGATACGCAGCGTGCCGCGCGGCGTCGACTGCAGTGCGCCGGCGATATCGTCGGCCTGTTCGAGATCGGCAAGGATCTGGGTCGAGCGATCGTAATAGGCCTTGCCGATCTCGGTGAGGCTCACCTTTCGCGTGGTGCGGTTGAGTAGCCGCACGCCGAGCCGGTCTTCCAGCGCCTGGACGTGGTTGCTCACCATGGTGGTCGACATGTTCAGCCGGCGAGCGGCGGCGGAAAAGCCGCCGTTTTCGACCACCCGGACGAAGGCGGTGAGGCTGGTGAAGCGGTCCATGGGTCAAGCTCCGGATTATCCGCTGTGGCTGGATAATGCTTCCATTTGTTCGGGGATTATCACAAACGGGGAGACAGCGCATCTTACCGTCACCAACAGCGCACCGTGCCGATCGGGGCGGTCGGGAACTCCGAGGATGCCATGTCAAACGCTTCTTATGTCGCTGAAACAAATGAAAGAATCCGTCTACGCCCGTCCCGTCAAGCGATCAAGCGCGCGGCCATCGGCCTTGCTCTGGCACTCGGGATCGCAGTTGTGGGCGACTACGGCTACGACTACCTCAGGCGCGGCCGCTACCTCGAATCCACTGACGATGCCTATGTGAAGGCGGATTCCACCATCATCGCCCCAAAGGTCTCCGGCTACATCGCCAAGGTGCTGGTCGGCGACAACGAGAGGGTCCGAGCAGGTCAGGCACTGGCGAAGATCGACGACCGCGACTTCAAGGCGGCGCTCGACCAGGCCCGCGCCGACGTCGCCGCCGGCGAAGCCTCGGTGCGCAATATCGACGCCCAGCTCGAGCTGCAGCAGCCGATCATCGCGCAGAGCACGGCCGATGTCGCGGCTGCCGACGCCAATCTGAAATTCGCGCAGGAGGAACGCGCCCGCTACGACGACCTCATGAAGTCGGGCTCCGGCACCATCCAGCGCGCCCAACAGACCGACGCGGCGCTCCGCGCCAGCAGCGCGCAACTACAACACGCCAAATCGGGCCTCCTGGCCGCACAGCGCAAGGTCGATGTGCTCACCACCCAGCGTGCCCAGGCCAAAGCCCAGCTCGACCGCGCCCGCGCGGTCGCACAGCAGGCCGCGCTGAACCTGTCCTACACCGAGATCACCGCGCCGGTCGACGGCACGGTCGGCGCACGCTCGTTGCGTGTCGGCCAATTCGTGCAGGCCGGCACGCAATTGATGGCGGTGGTGCCGCTCGATGCGGTTTACGTCGTCGCCAATTTCAAGGAGACGCAGCTGACGCATGTGCGTCCGGGCCAGTCGGTCGAGCTGCAAGTCGACAGTTTTCGTAATCGCACGCTCCGCGGCCATGTCGACAGCCTCTCACCGGCCAGCGGACTTGAATTCGCGCTGCTGCCGCCCGACAATGCCACAGGCAACTTCACCAAGATCGTGCAGCGCGTGCCGGTGAAGATCGTGCTCGACGACTACAGTCTCACAGGCCTGCTACGGCCCGGCATGTCGGCGGTGCCGACAATCGACACCAAGGCGACTGTGCTGGCCGAGCGCGAGACGGCCAAGCGGCTCGCCGACAACACGACACGCCCGAACGGCAGCTGAAGCCGGGAAGGCCGGCAGGACTATCAAGTCCGGCCGCCTTCCTTCGCTTCTCCGATCATCGAAACCATCCACCTAACGCATCCTGTCTCCATGCCCGAGACGAGGCTCCCATGAGCACGCTTCAACCGACCGTCAACGCCGCATCCGCCGCAGACATTCCCGCCCCCGTTGCTCCCGCGACGCCGGCGGTTTCGGCAAAAACATGGATCGCGGTCATCGGCGCCACGCTCGGCGCCTTCATGGCGGTACTCAACATCCAGATTGTCAACGCCTCGCTCGCCGACATCCAGGGCGCGATCGGCGCCGGCATCGACGACGGCGGCTGGATCTCGACCTCCTACCTGATCGCGGAGATCGTGGTGATCCCGCTCTCCGGCTGGCTCGCACAGGTGTTCTCGATCCGCATCTATCTGCTCACCAATGCCGTCTTGTTCCTGGTCCTGTCCGCTGCCTGCGCGCTGGCGCAGGACCTGCCGCAGATGATTGTGCTGCGTGCCGTGCAGGGCTTTACCGGCGGCGTGCTGATTCCGATGGCGTTCACGCTGATCATCACGCTGCTGCCGCGTGCCAAGCAGCCGGCGGGCCTGGCGCTGTTCGCGCTGTCGGCGACGTTTGCGCCGGCGATCGGCCCGACCATCGGCGGCTATCTCACCGAGAATTTCGGCTGGCAGTACATCTTCTATGTCAACCTCGTCCCCGGCGCGATCATGGTCGGCATGCTCTGGTACGCGCTCGACGCCAGGCCGATGAAGCTGTCGCTGCTGCGTGAAGGCGACTGGGCTGGCATCATCGCCATGGCTATCGGCCTATCCGCGTTGCAGACCGTGCTGGAGGAAGGCAACAAGGACGACTGGTTCGGCTCGCCCTTCATCGTCAAGCTGTCGGTGATCGCAGCCGTGGCGCTGGCCGCCTTCCTGATCATCGAGCTCACGGTGAAGAGGCCGCTCCTGAACCTGCGCCTGCTCGTGCGACGCAATTTCGGCTTCGGCATGCTGGCGAACTTCCTGCTCGGCGTCGCGCTCTACGGCTCGGTGTTCATCCTGCCGCAATATCTGTCACGCATCCAGGGTTACAATGCCGAGCAGATCGGCATGGTGCTGGCCTGGACCGGCTTGCCGCAACTGGTGCTGATCCCGCTGGTGCCGCGCCTGATGCGGCAGTTCGATGCGCGGATCATCATCGGCATCGGCTTCGTGCTGTTCGCCGCATCGAACTTCATGAACGTCACTATGAGCAACGATTATGCCGCCGACCAGCTGCTGTGGCCGAATATCGTCCGTGCGATCGGACAGGCGCTGGTGCTGGCGCCGCTGTCGGCGGTGGCGACCGCCGGCATCGAGCCTGAGAATGCCGGCTCTGCCTCCGGCCTGTTCAACATGATGCGCAATCTCGGCGGCGCCGTCGGCATCGCGCTGCTCCAGACCGTACTGACCAAGCGCGAGCAATATCATTCCAACGTGCTGACGCAGTCGGTCTCGGTGTTCGAGCAAGCGACCCGCACGCGGCTGGAACAGCTCACGCAATATTTCGTCAATCACGGCGTTCTCGACCGCGCCGACGCCGCGCATCGTTCCTACGTCGCGATCGGTCACATCGTGCAGAAGCAGGCCTATATCCTGGCCTTCAGCGACACCTTCTATCTGCTCGGCATGGCTCTGATCGTGGCGCTCACCGCCGTCCTCGTCCTGAAGAAGCCGGGCCAGGCTTCAGCGGGCGGAGCCCACTAACGTCAACCCAGCAAGCAAGGAGAACGACCATGAAACCCCGCATGAACTTCTACCAGGCCGCCCCCGACACCATGAAAGCGCTGATGGCGCTGGAAGAGCAGATCCAGTCTACGGGGCTCGAGAAATCGCTGATCGAGCTCGTCAAGATCCGCGCCTCGCAGATCAACGGCTGCGCCTTCTGCATCAACATGCACACCGAAGACGCCCGCAAGCGCGGTGAGACCGAGCAACGTATCTATCTGCTGAATGCCTGGCGCGAGTCCCCGCTCTACACCGACCGCGAACGCGCCGCTTTGGCCTGGACCGAGTCGGTGACGCTGATTTCCGAGACGCACGCGCCCGACGATGTCTACGAGCAGGTGCGCGCGCAGTTTTCCGATGCGGAGACAGTGAACCTGACCATGCTGATCGGGGCCATCAATGCCTGGAACAGGCTGGCGATCGCCTTCCGTGCAGTGCATCCGGCGAAGGTGAAGGCGTCTGTGGCGTAGGCGCTGACACATGGAGGCCAAGCTGCCTCTACATATTCAACTGTCATGCCCCGGCTCGACCGGGGCATCCAGTACGCTGCGGCTTCTCGAGTCAAGCACTCCTGTCACGGAGTACTGGATCGCCCGGTCAAGCCGGGCGATGACAGCTGTGGGGGCAGCTTAAACCGCCGTCGCCTTGGCGAACTCCACATAGATCTCGCGCAGGCGCGTCGCCACCGGGCCGGGCTTGCCGTCGCCGATCGTCTTGCCGTCGAGTGCGATCACCGGTTGCACGAAGGAAGAGGCCGACGTGATGAAGGCCTCCTTGGCGGCGAGCGCCTCGGCGACCGTGAAGGAACGCTCCTCGACGCGGAGCTGACGCTCTTCGGCAAGCGCGATCACGGCCTTGCGGGTGCAGCCCGGCAGGATCGCGTTGGAGTTCTTGCGGGTGACGATGACGTCGTCCTTGGTCAGAATGAACGCGGTCGACGAGCCGCCTTCGGTCACATAGCCATCCTGCAGCATCCAGGCTTCGCCGGCACCGGCTTCGGCCGCGGCCTGCTTCGCCAGCACCTGCGCCAGCAACGCCACGCTCTTGATGTCGCGGCGCTCCCAGCGGATGTCGGGTACGGTGATCACCTTGATGCCGGTCTTCGCCGAAGCCGCGTTGATGATGTCCTTCTCGGAGGTGAACATCACCAGGCTCGACTTGACGTCGGCCTTGGGGAACGGGAAATCACGCCCCTTGTCCGCGCCGCGCGTCACCTGGAGATAGACGAGACCGCTTGTCACCTTGTTGCGCGCGATCAGCTCTTTCTGGATCTCGGTGATGCGCTCGATCGTCTCCGGCAGCCTCAAGCTGATCTCGCCGACCGAACGTTCCAGCCGGGCCAGATGCGAGGCGTTGTCGACCAGCTTGCCGTCGAGCACGGCCGAGACCTCGTAGATGCCGTCAGCGAACAGGAAGCCGCGGTCGAGAACCGAGATTTTGGCCTCCGAGAGCGGGACGAATGAGCCGTTGACGTAAGCGATCGGGTCCAAGGCAGGTCTCCTGAAGGAAGGGGGATTTGGCGCTTATACGCGAATTGGGGGTGGCGATCACCCCTCAATCTGTCATTCCGGGGCATTCGCAAAGCGAATGAGCTTTGATGCGCAATTGCGCATCAGAGAATCCATTTCACCTCATGAACTGCCGCCCGATGGATCCTATGATGCGCAATTGCGCACCATAGCTCGCGCTGCGCGCGCCCCGGGATGACGACCGTCTAATGCGACAGAATCTTCGACAAGAACTTCTGCGCGCGGTCGCTGCGGGGCTTGCCGAAGAAATCCTCCTTCGCCGCGTCCTCCACGATCTCACCGCGGTCCATGAAGATGACGCGGTTGGCGACCTTGCGGGCGAATCCCATTTCGTGGGTCACGACCATCATGGTCATACCTTCACGGGCGAGGTCGACCATGACGTCGAGAACTTCGCTCACCATTTCAGGATCGAGCGCCGAGGTCGGCTCGTCGAACAGCATCACGATCGGGTCCATCGCGAGCGCACGCGCGATCGCGACGCGTTGCTGCTGGCCGCCGGAGAGCTGCGCCGGAAATTTCTGCGCCTGCTCCTTCAGGCCGACGCGCTCCAGCAGCTGCATGCCCTTGGAGACCGATTTGTCGTGCGGGCGGCCCAGCACCTTCTCCTGCGCAAGGCAGAGATTGTCGATGATCTTCAGATGCGGAAAAAGCTCGAAGTGCTGGAACACCATGCCAACGCGGGAGCGCAGCTTCGGCAGGTTGGTCTTGGGATCGTTGACCTTGGTCCCGTCGACACTGATATCGCCTTTCTGGAACGGCTCCAGCGCGTTGACGCATTTGATCAGCGTCGATTTTCCAGATCCTGAGGGACCGCAGACGACGACGACCTCGCCTTTGGTAACGCTGGTGGTGCAGTCGGTCAGCACCTGGAAGGTCGGGCTGTACCATTTGTCGACGTGGCTGATTTCGATCATGACCGACTTGCTCTAGCGGATGATGGCGATGCGCGCCTGAAGACGGCGGACGCCAAAGGACGCGATACAGGAGATGGTGAAGTAGACGATTGCGGCGAACAGATACATCTCGACCAGACGGCCGTCGCGCTGCGCGACCTTGCTGGCCGCGCCGAGGAAGTCCGTAATCGAGAGCACGTAGACCAGCGAGGTATCCTGGAACAGCACGATGGTCTGCGTGATCAGCACCGGCAGCATGTTGCGGAACGCCTGCGGCAGCACGACGTAACGCATGGTCTGCGCGTAGGTCAGGCCGAGCGCGCTGGCGGCAGCCGGCTGCCCCCGCGAGATCGACTGGATCCCGGCGCGCATGATCTCAGAGAAGTAGGCGGCCTCGAACATGATGAAGGTGATGAGCGAGGAGGCGAACGCGCCGACGCTGATCGGACGCGCCGCGCCGGTCAGCCATTGTCCGATATAGGGCACCAGGAAGTAGAACCAGAAGATCACCAGCACCAGCGGCAGCGAGCGCATGAAGTCGACATAGAGGCCGGCGATACGTCCGAGCGTCTTGTAGCCGGACAGCCGCATCAGAGCGATCGCCGTACCGAAGACGAGGCCGCCGAGCGCGGACAGCGCCGTCAGCATCAACGTGAAGCTCATGCCCTCGTAAAACAGATAGGGCAGCGCGCGGATGATGACGTCGAAATCGAAATTGCTGAACATGACGCTATTTCCCCGTGATGTAGCCGGGGATCGCGACATAGCGCTCGAGGAAGCGCATGGCGGTCACGACGACGGCGTTGACGAGGAGATACAGAAGCGTCGCGGCGGTGAACGCCTCGAACACCTGGAACGAGAATTCCTGCATCGAGCGCGCCTGTCCGGTCAGCTCGAGCAGGCCGATGGTGATGGCGACCGCAGTGTTCTTGATGGTGTTGAGAAACTCCGAGGTCAGCGGTGGCAGGATGATGCGGAACGCCATCGGCAGCAGCACGTAGCGATAGCCCTGTATCGTCGTCAGCCCAAGCGCGGTCGCGGCCATCTTCTGTCCGCGCGGCAGCGAACCGATGCCGGCCTGCAATTGCACGGCAACGCGCGCCGACATGAAGAAGCCGATGCCGATCGCCGCTGTCCAGAACGGCGCATTCGGCAGTTGCTTCAACCACAGGCCGGCGGACTTCGGCAGTAACTCCGGCAGCACGAAGAACCACAGGAACAACTGCACCAGCAGCGGCATATTGCGGAAGAATTCGACCCAGCAGAAGCCAAACCAGCCGGCAGCCTTGGACGGCAGCGTACGCATGACGCCGACGATCGAGCCGAAGATCAGCGCGATGATCCAGGCGAGCACACCCGTCTTCAGGGTCAGCACCAGTCCCGACAACAGCATGTCGAGATAGGTGCCGGTCCCCATCGGGTTCGGCTCGAAGAAAATTCCCCAGTTCCAGTGGTAGTTCACGTGTCCCCCGCGCGAACGCGCCAATCATAGGTAGCCCGGGCGCCTATGCAAATGTCCGGCCACTCTGGTGTCAAGAGTGGCCGGACATGATCCCGATCGAAAGATCGAGGTTCTATCTTACTTGTAGTCGTCCGGGTTCGGCGAGTCCGTGGGCTTCGCGAACTCGTTCTTCAGTTCGGCCGAGATCGGGCTGTTGAGGTTGAGGCCCTTCGGCGGGATCTTCTGGGTGAACCACTTCTCGTAGATCTTCTGGCCTTCACCGGAGGTGTAGAGCGCGGCGGTCGCGGCATCGACTACCTTCTTGAACGGCGCGTCGTCCTTGCGCAGCATGATGCCGTAGGGCTCAGGCTTGGAGAACGCGTCCTTGGAGATGACGTAGTCGTCCGGCGTCTTCGAACCGGCGACCAGGCTCGCGAGCAGGATGTCATCCATCACGAAGGCGACCGCACGGTCGGTCTCGACCATCAGGAAGGCTTCGGCGTGATCCTTGGCCGGGATGATGTTGGCGCCGAGCTTCTTCTCGACGTTGGCTTCGGTCAGCTGCTTGATGTTGGTGGTGCCGGCGGTGGAGACCACCGTCTTGCCCTTGAGGTCGTCGATCGACTTCAGGCCGCTCGACTTCTTGAAGACGTAGCGGCTGGCGGTCAGGAAGTGGGTGTTGGTGAAGGCGACCTGCTTCTGGCGCTCTGCGTTGTTGGTGGTCGAGCCACATTCGAGGTCGATGGTGCCGTTGGCCATCAGCGGGATACGGGTCGCCGAGGTTACCGGGTTGAGCTTGACCTCGAGCTTGTCGAGCTTGAGCTCCTTCTTCACGGCATCGACGATCTTGTAGCAGATGTCCATCGCGAACCCGATGGGCTTCTGGTTGTCGTCGAGATAGGAGAACGGGATCGAGGAGTCGCGGAAGCCCAGCGTGATGGCGCCGGTGTCCTTGATGTTCTTCAGCGTACCGGTCAGCTCCTGCGCCCCAGCCTGGCTGACGGCGAAGGTCGCGGCGAGCGCGAGGCCGATGCTACGGAAATGTTTCACTTTTTTGGTCCCCTTTCAGGATGATGCGGCCCGGATGCAAGCACAGATTGGGCCGGATTAGAATGTGACTTTTGGCTGGGTCGCGGCTCAAGTCAGTGGCTTGGGCAATTCCCCGAGATCCCAGAACAGCCCGGCCATGATCGTCAAGGCCTCTTCGGTCAATGGCAGCAGGATGTGCTCATTGGGCGCATGCTGGGAGCAGCCGGGATAGGAGTGCGGCACCCATATCGTCGGCAGGCCCAGGATTTCGGAGAAAACGTCGTTGGGCAGCGAGCCGCCGAAATTCGGCAGCACCGCCGGCGGCTTGCCGGTGGTCTCTTGCACCGAGTTCGCCGCCCATTTGATCCACGGGCTGTCGAAATCGGTGCGCGAAGCGGCAAAGCTCTGTGCGGCCCGCACCTCGACCGTCGGAAAGCCGCGTCCGACCAGATGCGCACGGATGGCGTCGACCAGGCCATCGACCCGGGTGCCGACCACGAAGCGCAATTGCAGCACGGCATTGGCGTGGCCGGGAATGGCATTGGCGGGCTTGTCGATATTGCCGGATGACATCGCCAGCACTTCGAGCGTGTTCCAGGCATAGAGCCGCTCGGCGGCCGACAGACCTTCCTCGCCCCAGTTCTCCGCGAGCGCCGGCTCGTCCTCGGTCGGGACCACCTGCACATCGGCAAGGTAGCTGCGGATCTGATTGGTGAGGCGCGGCGGCTTCAGGGCATCGAGAAGGAGCCGGCCATGGCCATCGACCAGGGTCGAAATGGCATTGACCAGAATGGTCGCGGGGTTGGCAAGCACGCCTCCCCAATTGCCGGAATGATGGCCGCCATCGCGCAGATTGACATCGAGATGAATGCGGATGCCGCCGCGGCAACCGAGGAACAGCGTCGGGCGGTCGGCCGACAGACGCGGCCCGTCGGAGGCCATGAACAGATCGGCCTTGAGCGCATCGCGATTGAGATCGCAGACCTTGCCGAGATCCGGCGAGCCGATCTCCTCGCCCATCTCGACGATGAATTTGGCGTTGAAGCCGAGCTTGCCGCCGCGGGCGTCGCGCACCGCGCGCAGTGCCGCCATGTTGATGCTGTGCTGGCCCTTGTTGTCGGCAGTGCCACGGCCGTAAAGCCGCGCGCCGGCAACCGTAGTGCGCCAGGGATCGCGTCCATCGCGCCACTCGCCTTCCATGCCGTCGACGACGTCGCCATGGCCGTAGATCAGCACGGTCGGCGCCGTCTCACTCTCGTGATGCTCGGCGAACAGGAACGGCGCCTTGCCGCTCGGAGATTCGACGATGCGGCTGGTGAAATCGAGCGCAGCAAAAGATGGGATCATCTCCTGTTCCAGATAGGAACGCAGCTCGGCGCCGCGCGACGGATTCTGGCTCTCGGTCTTGAAGCCGACGCGGCGGTCGAGTTCAGCGAGGAACGCGCCGGATTTGAAATCCTCACGGGCGCGGGAGACGGCGTCGGCTCTGGTCATGATCTTCTTTTTCGGACTTCGAGGCGAAGGACTCTACCCGAGACCGGGCGGCCTTCGAAAGTGGTGGGGAGTTCGATAGTCTTGTACTTCTCTTGGGATTTCGTTCTTGCTCGCTTGAGATTGGCTTGCCAAAGGCAGCGTGCTGCTGATTTTGGCCTTGCCAAGCGCAAGTTATATGCAAGAACTTCGCCAGGTTGGGGCGCACATCTATCATTCGAAAGGCGCTCAGTACAGCGTGCCGGGGGACCAGATGGCCAAGCAGATCAGGCTCAACGCCTTTGCGATGAATTGCGTCGCGCACCAGTCACCGGGCCTGTGGACCCATCCGCGCGACCGCACCGCCGAGTATAACCGCCTGCCCTACTGGATCGACCTTGCCAAGACGCTGGAGCGCGGCCGCTTCGACGGGCTGTTCCTGGCCGACGTGCTCGGCGTGTACGACGTCTATGGCAACAGCCCTGACGCAGCCCTGCGCAACGCGGCGCAGTCGCCATCGAACGACCCGCTGCTGCTGCTCTCGGCGATGGCGGCGGTGACGCAGCATCTCGGCTTCGGCGTCACCAGCAATCTCTCGTTCGAGCCGCCCTACCCGTTCGCGCGGCGGATGTCGACGCTCGACCATCTCACCGAGGGACGGATCGGCTGGAACGTCGTCACCGGCTATCTCGACAGCGCAGCGCGCGGCGCCGGCAAGGACAAGCAGACCGGGCATGACGACCGCTACGACATCGCCGACGAATATATGGAGGTCGTCTACAAGCTCTGGGAAGGAAGCTGGGAGGACGATGCGGTACTGCGCGACCGGGCGCGCGGCATCTTCACCGATCCCAGCAAGGTTCATCGCGTCAATCATGAAGGTGCGAACTATCGCATCAACAACACCATTCATCTCAGCGAGCCGTCACCGCAGCGCACGCCCGTGCTGTACCAGGCCGGCACCTCGCCGCGCGGCCGGCAGTTCGCGGCCAAGCACGCCGAATGCGTGTTCATGTCGGGACCGTCGGCCAAGATCATCGGGCCGCGCGTCTCCGCGATCCGCCAGGAAGCCGCCGCGATCGGCCGCAACCCGGCGGAAATCCTGATGTTCAACATGATGACGATCATCCTCGGCAACACCGAAGCCGAAGCGGCGGCCAAGTATGCCGATTACCGGTCGCATATCAGCCCGGAGGGCGCGCTCGCTCTGATGTCGGGATGGACCGGCATCGACTTCTCCGGCTACGAGCTCGACCAGCAGGTCCGTCACGTCCAGAATGATGCCGGCCGCAGCGCGCTCGACAACGTCACCCGTGGCGACCCCGACCGCGTCTGGACCGTGCGCGACGTCATCGAGCATGTCGGCATCGGCGGCGCCGGCCCGGTCGTGGTCGGCACACCCGAAAGCGTCGCCGACAAGATCGAGGACTGGTTCGAGAAGACCGACGTCGACGGCCTCAACGTCGCGTTCGCGATCTCGCCCGGCGATTTCGAGGACATCGCCGACATGCTGGTGCCGGAGTTGACGAAGCGCGGGCGCTACAAGCCGGAATATGCAAAAGGCACGTTGCGCGAGAAGCTGTTCGGCGACGGCCGCGCGCGGCTGGACGCGCCACATCCGGCGGCGGGGTATCGGGTGGGGAAGACGGGG includes:
- a CDS encoding LLM class flavin-dependent oxidoreductase, which produces MAKQIRLNAFAMNCVAHQSPGLWTHPRDRTAEYNRLPYWIDLAKTLERGRFDGLFLADVLGVYDVYGNSPDAALRNAAQSPSNDPLLLLSAMAAVTQHLGFGVTSNLSFEPPYPFARRMSTLDHLTEGRIGWNVVTGYLDSAARGAGKDKQTGHDDRYDIADEYMEVVYKLWEGSWEDDAVLRDRARGIFTDPSKVHRVNHEGANYRINNTIHLSEPSPQRTPVLYQAGTSPRGRQFAAKHAECVFMSGPSAKIIGPRVSAIRQEAAAIGRNPAEILMFNMMTIILGNTEAEAAAKYADYRSHISPEGALALMSGWTGIDFSGYELDQQVRHVQNDAGRSALDNVTRGDPDRVWTVRDVIEHVGIGGAGPVVVGTPESVADKIEDWFEKTDVDGLNVAFAISPGDFEDIADMLVPELTKRGRYKPEYAKGTLREKLFGDGRARLDAPHPAAGYRVGKTG
- a CDS encoding M20 family metallopeptidase; amino-acid sequence: MTRADAVSRAREDFKSGAFLAELDRRVGFKTESQNPSRGAELRSYLEQEMIPSFAALDFTSRIVESPSGKAPFLFAEHHESETAPTVLIYGHGDVVDGMEGEWRDGRDPWRTTVAGARLYGRGTADNKGQHSINMAALRAVRDARGGKLGFNAKFIVEMGEEIGSPDLGKVCDLNRDALKADLFMASDGPRLSADRPTLFLGCRGGIRIHLDVNLRDGGHHSGNWGGVLANPATILVNAISTLVDGHGRLLLDALKPPRLTNQIRSYLADVQVVPTEDEPALAENWGEEGLSAAERLYAWNTLEVLAMSSGNIDKPANAIPGHANAVLQLRFVVGTRVDGLVDAIRAHLVGRGFPTVEVRAAQSFAASRTDFDSPWIKWAANSVQETTGKPPAVLPNFGGSLPNDVFSEILGLPTIWVPHSYPGCSQHAPNEHILLPLTEEALTIMAGLFWDLGELPKPLT